ccccaatacacaattggacttgttctgaaGTGACAATatctccttttaatgcatggctcccagtacatgactaaccaatagatgcgcggatcccagtacgccacttaatcaccaacttgagaaggatgttggctgcaaagttcttcagttcatcacacgatgaagatcacgaacctccttggtcacaaaacctaacagtgtacaaacacagcagcttcttcaagataaagaagaactaggacaaattaggtttccggtcacaatttgtatgaacaacactttgcttcacactcatGCAACTGTGCTCActgtgatggcccttaaaataatttttatatatgtttagggtggtgagaaaagaaagcctaaacacatactcataGATTGGAATAAAATCAGAgctgaaaatttgattttcataaatcttgatggataccctatctatcgaatAGCTGTCGAGCTTCGGGCTTAaacagcttttaaacctcgatagatactagctgttgagttttaaaaaaccagcacttcatcacttgattctttgacagacttgcatggctttagcacttgaacttgaaaccttattccttgaagcattaaacttattccttgaagcattaaacatatcctagatctacccaattacaagtaaagtgcgttttgtcaaaggattagccaatacatgatgacatatgttcctaacatgaatcacacaTGTCCTAACAAgaaaggcttcgacaaggatcgtaggcaatctagttcatCTCAGTTTAAGGGccaaaacaaagggaagaaTAATTTCTCGGTTgggaagaccaagaagcttaagGCAAAGctgttccaagttagagctTAGTTGGAGAGAACTTCAagtgcaaaacttgatgagatgctcaaccTTCAGAAATCTGCTTATGTTCGaactggtttagggtatgatttctcttcttctaataatGTTTTCTCTagtactattgtttttgtttctcctactaataatgttgaatctgaGAAGACTAATGTCAAAACTGTTTTAGCTAGTAAGAatatagacaagggtaaatgtatcttaggagcaccccctaattttgttaagaaagagactaaaaatcctagggctaagaagggtAATACTTAAAAGTCTAAATAGGAGAAGTAGCATCTTTGCCATCATTGTGGAGTAACCGAACATACTCGACCAAACTAtaagtggctagccactcaATAGAGCAACAGTATGATCTCATCAGAAAACTAGAattagtttccatcctctcttgctcctcttggaaatctactcaaagccctcatgttcctttcaaagTTGAACGGTTGCAATTCTTTCCCCTCTCCCCCGGCTCAAGGGTTTGCACAAAGGAAAGATTCTTCCAAGATGTGGAAGAAAAAAGTctctaagtgatttagtcacttttctctctctccctctatttttttttttgcttgcattacttgtgtgtttagCTTTCTTGTTTTAAGTCAGTCTAGtgttatgcattgctttgttcaacatgtttttgtttgtttgtttttcagttttgctttattttgtttttcacaaaaaataattgaaaaatcagaaaaataaaaaaacagtgtTTGTTTGtatacattggtacttgtgtaccttcaATGGCCATTGAagcaaagttttctaaactttgtatcatttgtagctctttttttatttttgagataatatcatttgtaacttagatgagcatctctatgcacgactaagcaagtgagctttgtggcttgtgtttgtgatgagtaagattaagtaatctcttgtacttaacacttgtatcactctttttgacaggtaggactagaaaatcctaagagaaatgcataaataaccatctcactactgttgcctaccaatcatgaaatgacatatgtatgcttcaacatagcaaaaatgcaatgtcaaaagctaaacataattgggtatttcttttctctctcttatattctcatgcatgatatgcttaaaagaaattatgcaaagaaaaataaaagcaagcaTTTTATTACTACTTCTTGCTCCACCCACTTGCAAAATGATGACAACATTGATTTAGATGAAATTTATTACTCAAGATGATGAAAGTTACgcaaaagaaattattattgaGTCTAAATTTGGAAATGATAGaatgtaaaactcatgttttacaaCATTCAGTAAGATATTGCCACATCAGATTTTCACTTAAAACTCACCACATCTTATTACatctaataacatctcaataaactctCAATTTGGTTAGATTTTTAGATGAGTATTAGAATTGACCGAGTGTGGTTGTGTTTATTGTTTTATATGTGATAAGATAGTGTAGTATATTGGGATTGGAATGGAAGATATAAAACTTGGGTTTTATATCCTTATAGAATCTAATCTCATAATCATTTTGGTTTATATATCATAATATGACTCAAGCTTTGACAATTATGGATATAGGTTAAggagtaacaatatttttttttttactaaaattaatgAGTAATAATTAGGGTGcatttgggaacaacttatttagttaaaactgaaaactttttgctaaaagtgtaggaaaaaaaaaaggttaaaagttagctaaatagtacaatgaacccatgaatagtacaaaaaaaaaataaaaactaaataagctaAAGCAAATAAGGAGCTatttggtaacgttgttttagcaatgttgtttatattttttgaaaattcgtgtagatgaaaaagtatgttgaaatacgtgtaatgttatttaaaaactgaaaatatgtatttaaacacatgtaccaaacaggccctaagcTATCCCAAATGAGCTTTTAGTAGTATTAATTATGAGCTACAAATCTACAGTACATATATTGTAAGAAGAAAAGTACATTTATTAATAATCTATTAGTTTACGGGTTCAAATTTGTCATGCTTATGGGTGTTTTTCTTGCTATTTGCACACAAATTCCCTTCATTTgagggaatatatatataagtcctAAAAGTACAAGTTGGGATATATTTAacactttattatatatataacattattcAATAAAGTATTAAATATATCCCAACTTGTACTTTTAGGACTTATCCATATACCATATTAATTGATTCCGAACACCTTTTGCTATATTTGGGCAACCACTTGGTCCTTCCTCTCAAAATCTCAGACCCGTCGTCAACTCGTAGTAAGTGATCAAACTCTACCCCTCCATCCTCTGTAGAGTGACTGGTGCCATCTTTGTTAAGTTTAGTTAAGGACTGAAGTATGCTATTCCACCCACACTCCTTTCGGTATTCCAAAGTCATGTCAGAAAGGTTGTGACTCCCCAAGATTGAGCGAGGTGCACTCTGACAGAATGGAACTTTGAGACCATATGAACAAAATAAATGTAGTATGTAGAAGATTTGAATATGATACGACAGAGCAGTAATGCAATTTCACTCTCTTATAACTTTGTTGGGGATTTGCATATATTTCAGCATATTATTTCTAACATATTATCGATCATATATAGAAAGTTTAAAAGAAAGggcataatttaaattctaaaatgaaaGTCAAGAAACATCGTAATGATGTACATTGCAagttgtgtttgatttggtgtaaattgatttggaaaaatattttccccATTTACAGGTGTTTGGGTAACAGAAAATGTTGGTCAATTAGAAATTATATTCACATTGACCATAAAATAAAGCCACTTATGGCAgaaatttgtttatgttttcattttctgtAAACCGTTTTTATCCTTACCCAAAACTTATTTACCGAACCTCCACCCCACCCCCCACTATCTGCCACCAAACCACCATCACCCACTAACATCCCTAGTCTCGGTGGCCTTCCATCGCTATCAGTGGTCAACCGTTATTGCCAATGGCTGCTAACCACCCCACCACTGGTTCccaataacaattttttatctaaattttttatttgtttattttatatatgtgcTTGGGAAATGAAAAAGTGTGAGAAAGTAGTAGATAATATGTTTCCatagaattttagaaaatgcaaccaaatactggaaaatattttttaaaatacttttagGAACGTAACCAAAActtgaaaataatttcttttccttacaattggaaaatattttttgtcgAACAAAACACAACCTGTTttggagctttttttttttttttttttgttgttgttgttgtggtggtggcaACTGAGCTTTGAAAGTTTTGAACTAACATGTGTTGTTATATCTACTTAGGTTCTGACTAAAGTGAGAAACCCCTAAATATGGAAATAAGATTATTAACAGAATTATGTACAAACAAAAAGACATGATTGATGATTAAGGATCTACCTCAAGAATCCAGCTAATGTATTTCACATGGTTTACGTGATAATTGATATCCAAATCATTCCATAAAGGCTGCATATGTCAAGAACAAATTAGGAGAATTGTTTAAATTGAAGTCATTATGAATAATTGCTCAATAAATTCAAGACGCTTACCCTTAAACCAGTTCGGATATAATCCGCTGTCTCAAAGTCCAGATGCTGGAGTTTTTTCTTGGCCTTATTAATGATAGGGTCACTTTTAAAAACGAGATGCTTCATTTCTGCACCAACTTCCTTTTCTAAAGATATTTTCCTTGTCTTCATATTCATCATCATATACAGGCTGCATATAGCCAAAATAACTCCAGTGAATGGCGTAATATAATCAAGAATCAATGAATCAGcttcaaacaaaaatatagaCGTATAGCATGCACATCTTTCattcaaaaatttgattttaagtaAATGGAATGACAGTAAGAAAATTAACTGATACATGGACAAACAAGTTTCAACCTGGTTCCTCGAATAAGAGTTTCGCCTGTCTTGTAATCACGGACAAGCCAGTCGCATTGTTTACTCTTTCCTGACGCAAAAGCAAACCAATGGTCCACTTGAACAACATCAGCCCTTCAAACATAGTCATCGCATGTCTTAAAAGGATATAAATTTATGACTTGTTAAGTGCAATTATTCCATAGTGCACAATTGTTGCAAAAACATATAATGTAATTCCAGTTCAACTTCATGAATCTTTAATACATCTTTGTTTTAAATTCTTGCAACTAAACAATACACCCTACTTGTTGTTCGCGGGAAAAGAATTAAATCAGCTAATTAGCTATGTTTGATTTCAATAAATGAAAGAGGATATACTTGCTTTTAACCCTATGGGATACCAGGGATATACAGTACAATCCATTGGAGACTACGTCCCAAAACACTCTTTCCCTCTTCCCTCTGTATCAGGATGAAGGTACCAAGATCAAGCAAGTATGACAGAAGGAGGTAGAAGTGACAAAGGTATCTACAGAACAGAGATCAAGTTAAACGACACTAGTCATGCTTTAGAACAAGAAAAACGACATGTAGCTTGTATCAGTGTTTAATTCTGTTATTAGTTCACACGTGTACCAGTTAGTTATTGATCTGTACACACGTGTTAGAGTTAGTTAGCTTTACTCtgttttagttttctttcttcttcatgtatatatataccaattCTGTACCCATATTTCTAATTAATGAGAATGAGCATATTCAGCACAAGTTTCtgatatggtatcagagcagcttttctagaattttctcaattttctctcAGTCTTTAGAATTTTCCCAAATTCCATTCTAGGGTTCGgctttttctttcaaaactcTTCGAATCTTTTTCATcttgtcaaatatttttttctcatcatcAATGGGTTCCGCTACCACTTCATCAGTTCCTGCAACAGAAAGTGCTCCTCCATCTTCTCAAGAATCTCCAATGGATGACCCTCTGTTTCTGCACCATGGAGAAAGTCCTAGCACTGTGCTTGTGACTCAGCCATTCAGGGAGTGAGAATTACTCAACTTGGGCACAAGCAGTGAGGAAAGCTTTGCTCACCAAAAACAAGTTGGGATTCATTGATGGTACACTTACCTTGTCATCTCCATTGGTGTTCACACCTTCAGCTGTTCAAGCTTGGATTAGGTATGATAATATGGTGCGAACTTGGTTGACAAATTCAGTTTCTCCTAAGCTTCAAGCTAGTATTATCTATGAAGACACTACTCTGGAAATATGGAATGATTTGAGGAATCATCTTGCTCAACAGAATGGCCCCAAGATTTATAATCTTCAAAAGGACATTGCAGATCTTCATCAAGGTGAGACTTCCATTACTGACTTCTTCACTCAGTTAAAGGTTCTCTGGGATCAATTACAGAATAATAGTCCTTTCCCTTCTTGCACTTGTGGCAAATGCACATGTAATGTGAATAAGAGACTTACTGATTTGCAATCTAgagaatttgttatgaaatttaaTGGGGATCAATGATTCTTTCTAACAAGTCAGAACCCAAATCTTGCTTATGGATCCTTTTCCCTCTCTCAACAAAGTGTACTCCTTGATGATTCAAGAAGAAACACAAAGATCTGTTGTTCCTTATTCTAGTCCAAGAGTGGAATCAACTGCCTTAGTTACCAAATCACAGAATTTTAATGTCAATTTTGGGGTTAACTATGTTGGTGGCAATGGGAATAAGGGAAAAGAGAGGACTGTCTGCACTCATTGTGGAAAATCTGGTCATACCATTGAGAAGGGCAACAAATTGCATGGTTTTCCTCCTGGTTACAAGTTCAAGGGTAAACCTGCAATGGCACATCAAGTGACTTTTCCACAGCCTCAATCACAATCCCAGGATGTGTCTTTTCTAACTGGTTCAGGTTCTATGACACTTGTTTTCACTATAGAGCAATATCAACAGCTTCTTGCTCTCATTGGGACTATTAATTCTCCATTGGATACTTCTATTCAAGTATCCAATGCCATGGCAAATGTGGTATCATCTAATGCTTCTTCTATGGCAGGTATGGGTTTCAAGCATTTAGTTTTTTCTGCCCAAGTTGTTAATAGAAGAGCCTATAGTTCTAATACTTGGGTCATTGACACTGGTGCAACTGACCATGTAGTGTGTTTTGCCCAAATTTTGACCTTTATCACTGCCATTGCTCAGTCTGTGGTTCAATTTCCCAATGGAGAAATAGCTTCTATCACACACATTGGAACTGCTATTTTGTCACCTTCCCTTACTCTTCACAATGTCTTATGTGTTCCCTCCTTTACCTTCAATCTATTTTCTGTCAATTCTTTTACTAAATTTCAACCCAATTGCCTTGTTCTTTTGTCCACTTATTGTTTCATACAAGACCTCATCACTTGGAGAACGATTGGAGTGGGACATGTTGTTGATGGATTGTACCTATTGCAGTGTGGCAGTTCACTTCAGCCTTCTGCTAATgctctttcaaattttcttggTCAATACAAATTGAGTACTGTCTTTCATCCTTTCATTACTGCCTTGTCTTCCAGCAATCTTTCTTCACTTTGGCATGCAAGGCTAGGTCATTCATCAGATGTCAAGCTTCATGTTTTAGGTCAATCTTTTCCTTTCTTACAAAAGTCATGTAATGATCTTTGTAATGTCTGCCCTTTGGCTAAACAAAAACGTTTTCCTTTTCCATTCAATAACAAACTTAGTCCTAATGcttttgatttgattcatttaGATGTTTGAGGTCCCTATGCTACTTCTACTTTGGATGGTTTTAAGTATTTTCTCACTATGGTTGATGATGCAACCCGTGCCACTTGGTTGTACTTAATGAAATCCAAATCAGAAGTTAGGTCTCTCATTTCTTCCTTTTACTCTATGATTTTTACTCAATTTGGTTGCAAGATTAAATCTGTTAGATTTGACAATGCTATGGAATTCAACATGCcagatttttataattcaaatgGTATTGTGCATCAACATGGTTGTGTTCATAGTCCACAACAAAATTCTGTTGTGGAGAGAAAACATCAACACTTGTTGTCCATAGCGAGGGCTCTTCATTTTCAGTCTCATATTCCTATTAAATTTTGGAGGGATTGCATTCTCATAGCTGCATATTTGACTAATAGGTTGTCATCTGCTTTACTTAACAATAAAACCCCTTATGAGCTTATTTTTAAACATTCTCCTTCTTATGAGCATTTGAGAGTGTTTGGTTGTGAATGTTTTGCATCCACTGTTGCTCCCACTAGAACTAAGTTCTCTTCTAGAGCTAGGAGATGTGTTTTTCTTGGCTACCCCTTCAATGTGAAGGGTTATAAGGTGTTTGATCTTCAGTCTCATTCAGTCTTTATTTCTAGGGATGTTGTATTCCATGAATCTATTTTCCCTTTTAAATCTGATTCTAATTCTTGTTCTGATTTTGCTTCTCAGTCACTTCCCTTGCCTTGTTTCCCTTCTATTTCTTCTGATTCTTTCGATTCCACTTTTCCTTCCTCCTCTTTGCCATAGCCTTCCTCTTCTGGTCATGTTGATGATTCTCTTCTTGCTGTTCATTCTGATCCCGATGATGAGTTTTTGCAAGAAGTTCCAGTTGAACCACCTGAACCCTTAGCTGATCCTGTCCATCTTAGAAGGTCTACTAGGGTTTCTAAACAACCTTCCTATCTTCAAGCTTATCACTATAACCAAGTATCCTCAATTCCCACTACTTCTATTCTCCACACAGGTACTTCTCATCCTTTATCTTCTCACCTTTCTTATCATTCACTTTCTCCTTCCTATAAACATTTCTGTTGTTCTATCTCCTCTATTGTTGAACCCTTGTACTATTACCAAGCTATTTCTAATCCTAAGTGGCAAGAGGCCATGGCTGCTGAGATTGCAGCTCTTGAGGCCAACCACACTTGGACTTTGACACCTGTACCAGCTAATAAGAAACCCATTGGATGTAAGTGGGTCTATAAAGTCAAGTACAAGTCAGATGGTTCTGTTGAGAGGTATAAGGCAAGATTAGTTGCCAAGGGTTTCACACAGAAGGAGGGGCTTGATTACAATGAGACATTCTCACCTGTTGCCAAGATGGTATTTGTTAAGTGTCTCTTGGTTGTGGATGCTGTGAAGGGTTGGTAACTTGGGCAACTTGATGTAAATAATCCCTTTCTTCATGGGGATTTATCTGAGGAGGTGTATATGTCTCTTCCACCTGGATTTCAGAGCTAGGGGGAGATGGTTTGTAGGTTGAACAAATCCCTTTATGGGCTGAAGCATGCATCTAGGCAATGGTTTGCCAAATTTTCTTCTACTTTGGTTCAATTTGGCTTCAAACAATCTAAGGCAGATTATTCTTTGTTTACTAGACAAAAGGGTCATTGTCTCATGGTTTTATTGATCTATGTGAATGATGTTTTGATAGTAAGTAACAACAAGGAAGAGGTGGATCAATTTAAGGTGATGTTAGATCAGAAATTTAAATTGAAGGATTTAGGTGACTTGAGATATTTTCTTGGTTTGGAGATTGCAAGGTCAGATAAGGGCATATCAATGTGTCAAAGGAAATTCACTTTAGAAGTGTTAAATGATGCTGGTTTGTTAGGCTGTAAGCCAGCCAAGACACCAATGGAGCAGAATGTCAAATTGAGTAAATATGAAGGGGAAGAACTTAAGGACCCTAGTGCTTATAGAAGACTTATTGGGAAGTTATTGTACTTGACAATTTCCAGGCCAGACATCACTTTGCTGTCCATAAGTTAAGTCAGTACATGTCCAAGCCAAGGAAACCACATCTGGATGCAGTGCATAGGGTGTTACAATATTTGAAGAATGAACCAGGCAAGGGTATTTTGTTTTCAGCTAGCACAGAGTTGCATGTAAAGGGATTCACAGATTCTGATTGGGCTGCCTATCCTGACACTAGGAGATCTGTCACAGGCTATAGTATATTCATTGGAGAGTCTTTGGTCTCATGGAAAAAGAAACAATCAACAGTCTCTAGATCCTCTACAGAAGCAGAATATAGAGCAATGGCAGTTGCTACTTGTGAAATAGTAtggatattatattttcttaaagaCATTGGTGTTGAACATAAAAGAGAAGCCTTGCTGTTTTGTGATAGTGAGGCAGCCTTGCACATTGGATCAAATCCAGTGTTTCCTGAGAGGACCAAGCATATTGAGATAGATTGCCATGTAGTTAGAGACAAGATGTTAGAGAAGGTCATTAAATTGAACCATGCTAGAACTCATTGTCAGCTAGCAGATTTATTGACTAAAGCATTGGATTTTAACCAATTTTCAAATCTGGTTTGCAAAATGGGGATGATTAATATACATTTAACAGCTACCCTTGAGGGGGAGTATCAGAATGAAGGTACCAAGATCAAGCAAGATCGAGCAAGTATGACAGAAGGAGGTAGAAGTCACAAGGGTATCTGTAGAACAGAGATCAAGTTAAACGACACTAGTCATGCTTTAGAACAAGAAAAACGACATGTAGCTTGTATCAGTGTTTAATT
The sequence above is drawn from the Castanea sativa cultivar Marrone di Chiusa Pesio chromosome 5, ASM4071231v1 genome and encodes:
- the LOC142633834 gene encoding palmitoyl-acyl carrier protein thioesterase, chloroplastic-like, with amino-acid sequence MVTALVTPTVFRPVLPSLSSSKKNPTMCCKGRSNSLNTDGNNLNFAPQRALLVKMQTKEPPEENDTEKRQKELNLNPRQLDLITDTFGGKLLHGGLVLQQNFLLRSYESGPDGKVSIEALVNRLQESSINHLKSLGLQASGFGSTPEMHRKDLVWVVYRLQIEVERLPTWADVVQVDHWFAFASGKSKQCDWLVRDYKTGETLIRGTSLYMMMNMKTRKISLEKEVGAEMKHLVFKSDPIINKAKKKLQHLDFETADYIRTGLRPLWNDLDINYHVNHVKYISWILESAPRSILGSHNLSDMTLEYRKECGWNSILQSLTKLNKDGTSHSTEDGGVEFDHLLRVDDGSEILRGRTKWLPKYSKRCSESINMVYG